Proteins encoded in a region of the Sebastes fasciatus isolate fSebFas1 chromosome 9, fSebFas1.pri, whole genome shotgun sequence genome:
- the LOC141774534 gene encoding uncharacterized protein LOC141774534: MNFFNQLKESDMCKKYGGQVAEAVGDGLTSQIKGFCGVEDQKEDKKEEDKKEGGGGGFMDNIGNALDFGGDDGKKKEGGGGDPFSLATVFLEEDDKDKKKEGGGGGLIDNINPLDFGGDDGKKKEGGGGVPNDMISSLFGSGGDTDKKKEGEGECSLMDSFGNALDLGGDDDDKKNEKGGNDPMDMVTGFLGGGDSKKDKGGNDPFGMVTGFLGGGDSKKDKGGDDAFGMVKGFLGGDDDDEKKKGGGDDAFGMVKGFLGGDDDDDEKKKGGGIGSLFGF, translated from the exons ATGAATtttttcaatcaattaaaagaGAGTGATATGTGTAAAAAATACGGAGGCCAGGTGGCTGAAGCAGTGG GGGACGGTCTCACGAGTCAGATAAAAGGATTTTGTGGTGTAGAAGATCAGAAGGAGGAcaagaaggaggaggacaagaAAGAAGGAGGAG GGGGCGGTTTCATGGATAACATTGGTAATGCTCTTGATTTTGGAGGAGACGACGGCAAGAAGAAAGAAGGAGGAG GGGGCGATCCCTTCAGTTTGGCGACCGTTTTTTTGGAAGAAGATGACAAGGACaagaagaaggaaggaggag GGGGCGGTTTAATTGATAACATCAATCCTCTTGATTTTGGAGGAGATGACGGCAAGAAGAAAGAAGGAGGAG GGGGCGTTCCAAATGATATGATCAGTAGTCTTTTTGGAAGTGGTGGAGATACGGATAAGAAgaaggaaggagaaggag AGTGCAGTTTAATGGATAGCTTTGGTAATGCTCTTGATTTGGGAGGAGATGACGACGACAAGAAGAACGAAAAAGGAG GGAACGATCCCATGGATATGGTGACAGGTTTTTTGGGAGGAGGTGACAGCAAGAAGGACAAAGGAG GGAACGATCCCTTCGGTATGGTGACAGGTTTTTTGGGAGGAGGTGACAGCAAGAAGGACAAAGGAG GAGACGATGCCTTCGGGATGGTGAAAGGTTTTTTGGGAGGAGATGACGACGACgagaagaaaaaaggaggag GGGACGATGCCTTCGGGATGGTGAAAGGTTTTTTGGGAGGAGATGACGACGACGACgagaagaaaaaaggaggag